A genomic region of Metopolophium dirhodum isolate CAU chromosome 1, ASM1992520v1, whole genome shotgun sequence contains the following coding sequences:
- the LOC132937089 gene encoding LOW QUALITY PROTEIN: uncharacterized protein LOC132937089 (The sequence of the model RefSeq protein was modified relative to this genomic sequence to represent the inferred CDS: substituted 2 bases at 2 genomic stop codons) produces the protein MSRRTNKILGLVSDSNGCNINYKVPKPHVRRNLIRELNSAKHTSFYNCKKNVSEWINNNDSAKYKKHDGNFVDLETINPPEHILSSVKDDANKVIENAKSLNEDIPMQEDDIRIXYXDVMSIDNFEYIFLNEPEQATVNIQNKIISNTIFESETIEEVEHFQNECVETVECVGVFEHLQNYNDQEKANDIINDVPEICMSIVEENVHTRNEKKRESFPNGMRFGPCEN, from the exons atgtcgAGAAGAACCAATAAGATATTAGGACTAGTAAGTG atTCTAAtggttgtaatattaattataaagttcCTAAACCACACGTGCGTAGAAATTTAATCAGAGAGCTAAACTCAGCAAAACACACTTCATTttacaattgtaaaaaaaatgtatca GAAtggattaataataatgacagtGCAAAATATAAAAAGCATGACGGTAATTTTGTAGATTTGGAAACTATTAATCCACCTGAACATATTTTATCTTCAGTCAAA gATGATGCTAATAAGGTTATTGAGAATGCTAAAAGTTTAAATGAAGACATACCTATGCAGGAAGATGATATAAGAATATGATATTGAGATGTTATG agtatagacaactttgaatatatatttttaaacgaaccTGAACAAGCTACAGTcaatattcaaaacaaaataatatcaaatacaattttcgaATCTGAG ACTATAGAAGaagttgaacattttcaaaatgaatGTGTAGAAACAGTTGAGTGTGTTGGAGTTTTTGAACATTtg CAAAATTATAATGATCAGGAAAAAGCAAATGACATAATAAATGATGTGCCTGAAATCTGTATGTCTATAGTTGAAGAAAATGTTCATAcacgaaatgaaaaaaaaagaga